The following proteins are co-located in the Fusarium verticillioides 7600 chromosome 7, whole genome shotgun sequence genome:
- a CDS encoding F-box and WD-40 domain-containing protein CDC4 — MAGYQRPMSFSERRGSALSDDLTLGTSTNPMVNHRLEKLPQQQRHLRGPPTPSMSTPAADFDQQLTGSPPPPPTPAASPGPSHFQPDWSDAADDEDFFLAKVRQHFKNCSGPQRTRVLADLLNLCTSQQLSFVHQFVSPLLKKDPFTSLPDELCLRILSFIDDPKVLARASQVSKRWRDLLSDDMTWKNLCVKHDYGRRLSEVYTHAPSFSSRPSVLALHGLDADMASSSSFPGARPYSYASGTRLFEGSNASGRPRLRTYKSHFKQRYLVEAAWRSGGTSTTRNITQEGGVVTSLHLTPKYIIVALDNAKIHVFDTEGDSQRTLQGHVMGVWAMVPWDDTLVSGGCDRDVRVWNLKTGACLHTLRGHTSTVRCLKMADANTAISGSRDTTLRIWDIRTGLCKNVLVGHQSSVRCLEIKGDIVVSGSYDTFARVWSISEGRCLQTLQGHFSQIYAIAFDGKRVVTGSLDTNVRIWDPTSGECLAILQGHTSLVGQLQMRGDTLVTGGSDGSVRVWSLKEMCPIHRLAAHDNSVTSLQFDDTRVVSGGSDGRVKIWDLKTGHLVRELIAQGEAVWRVAFEDEKCVALALRHGRTVMEVWSFSPPEDMLYDRPLSLQQRVLEDDPNRPLSAMAIDYRTSQQTLASPSQDALTQDVEMNDVGPSTAPLQGGTFFHDD, encoded by the exons ATGGCCGGCTACCAACGACCCATGAGTTTTTCCGAAAGACGAGGAAGCGCCCTCAGTGACGACTTGACCCTCGGCACATCGACGAATCCCATGGTTAACCACCGCTTGGAAAAgctgcctcagcagcaacgGCACTTGCGTGGACCTCCTACTCCCAGCATGTCTACACCCGCCGCGGACTTTGATCAACAACTCACTGGCTCACCTCCACCGCCTCCCACACCCGCTGCGTCTCCGGGACCTTCGCATTTCCAACCAGATTGGAGTGATGCGGCTGATGACGAAGACTTCTTTCTCGCAAAAGTCCGGCAACACTTCAAAAACTGTTCTGGCCCTCAGAGGACTCGAGTCCTCGCCGATCTGCTGAACCTCTGTACCAGCCAGCAATTGAGTTTCGTTCACCAATTTGTCAGCCCTTTATTGAAAAAGGACCCATTTACAAGTCTGCCAGACGAACTGTGTCTTCGG ATATTATCTTTCATCGATGACCCAAAAGTTTTAGCACGAGCCTCGCAAGTTTCCAAACGATGGCGAGATCTCCTTAGCGACGACATGACATGGAAGAATCTATGTGTCAAACACGACTACGGCCGCCGACTATCCGAGGTCTACACACATGCACCTagtttctcatcaagaccatcagtACTGGCTTTGCATGGACTCGATGCCGACAtggccagcagcagcagtttCCCAGGCGCGCGCCCTTATTCCTACGCCTCAGGGACCCGATTGTTCGAGGGCTCGAATGCTTCTGGTCGACCCAGGTTACGGACTTACAAGTCCCACTTCAAGCAGAGAtatcttgttgaagctgcttggCGATCCGGCGGTACTAGCACAACGCGGAATATCACCCAAGAGGGGGGTGTCGTCACAAGCCTGCATCTGACGCCCAAGTACATCATTGTGGCACTTGATAATGCCAAGATTCATGTGTTCGATACTGAGGGAGACTCGCAACGCACCCTGCAGGGACATGTTATGGGTGTCTGGGCCATGGTTCCCTGGGATGATACTCTGGTCAGTGGAGGCTGCGATCGCGATGTGAGAGTATGGAACCTCAAGACTGG TGCCTGTTTACACACCTTGCGAGGTCACACGTCGACAGTCAGGTGCTTGAAAATGGCCGATGCGAACACGGCAATTTCTGGATCCCGGGATACCACCCTAAGAATCTGGGATATCCGAACCGGTCTTTGCAAAAACGTTCTTGTTGGCCATCAGTCCAGTGTTCGTTGTCTCGAGATCAAGGGAGACATTGTCGTATCCGGTAGCTATGATACTTTCGCTCGAGTCTGGAGCATTTCAGAGGGCCGTTGCCTTCAAACGCTACAGGGCCATTTTAGTCAAATTTATGCCATTGCGTTTGATGGTAAGCGAGTCGTGACGGGTAGTCTGGACACCAACGTGAGAATTTGGGATCCGACTTCTGG TGAGTGCCTGGCTATTCTCCAGGGTCACACGTCCCTCGTTGGACAGCTTCAGATGCGCGGTGACACCTTAGTTACTGGTGGATCAGATGGATCGGTTAGAGTTTGGTCACTGAAAGAAATGTGTCCGATCCACCGTCTCGCAGCTCACGATAACAGCGTCACCAGTCTGCAATTTGATGATACTCGAGTCGTGAGTGGTGGCAGTGATGGTCGAGTTAAGATCTGGGACCTCAAAACTGGACATCTCGTTCGTGAACTCATCGCGCAAGGTGAAGCTGTCTGGCGTGTTGCCTTCGAAGATGAGAAGTGTGTTGCGTTGGCCCTGAGACACGGCCGTACAGTCATGGAG GTGTGGTCGTTCTCACCACCCGAAGATATGCTATATGACCGACCACTCTCGCTTCAACAGCGGGTACTGGAGGATGACCCGAATCGACCACTGAGCGCCATGGCTATCGACTATCGTACTTCACAACAGACTTTGGCCAGTCCTAGCCAAGACGCTTTAACCCAGGATGTCGAGATGAACGACGTTGGACCTTCAACTGCCCCATTGCAGGGCGGTACGTTCTTTCATGACGACTGA
- a CDS encoding DNA ligase 1 yields MLLSVRSTRGLTIAPLFLQNTSRLSSRPVNRYSLCLFRLFSTTIPGIMAPKQATLGKFFGAKGAPPQQTKLSFSSKPKKEEVKDEEEADMKVKSGSDSEKETKKRARSEDKPKPEPTPIQKEEADDESDGPVTKRARRSRRRIEEEDDDEMGEETVKKDTHASPKKSNVASTSPKVKSPKRSKPTPKAKAAKEPTPDENDDSAKEEASTASASEAELDDEADVEDKPEVAAKAREKVQTKFKSKMKDPYPDWKPGTPVPYAALCTTFSLVEMTTKRLIIMEHCSLFLRQVMRLTPEDLLPTVLLMINKLAPDYAGIELGIGESLIMKAIGETTGRSLQVIKADQKEIGDLGLVAVKSRSTQRTMFKPKALTIRGVHQGLMNIATVTGNGAQGRKVDGIKKLLAAADANSTGKVDITKDKGGPSEAKFIIRFLEGKLRLGLAERTVLVSLAQAIVAHEADAKGKVPSTSDLEKGESILKTVYSELPSYDVIIPAMLEHGIMKLRENCKLRPGVPLKPMLAKPTKAITEVLDRFEGQTFTCEYKYDGERAQIHYVAKDAPQELSEASQGAAKEAAAGVASIFSRNSEDLSRKYPDILAKLHTWVKPDTKSFVLDCETVAWDVDEKKVLPFQQLMTRKKKDVKVEDVKVKVCVFAFDLLYLNGEAVVEKALRERRELLETAFNPVEGEFSFATHMNGQELDEIQVFLDESVKASCEGLMVKMLDGTESGYEPSKRSRNWLKIKKDYLSGVGDSLDLVVLGAYYGKGKRTSVYGAFLLACYNPNSETYETVCNIGTGFSEQVLEDLHTQFSEITIDRPKPFYSHSSGGQHQPDVWFEPRYVWEVKTADLTLSPRYKAGAKEGVDPSGNKGISLRFPRFIRVRDDKKADAATTSRQVAEMYRKQESVTKNKGPSVDDDFEY; encoded by the exons ATGCTACTCAGTGTCAGGTCAACTCGCGGGCTCACAATTGCCCCTCTCTTTTTACAAAACACTTCCAGATTGTCATCACGACCTGTAAACCGTTACTCTTTGTGTTTGTTTCGTTTGTTTTCAACAACAATTCCAGGCATCATGGCCCCAAAACAGGCGACACTCGG GAAGTTCTTTGGGGCAAAAGGTGCGCCTCCTCAACAGACAAAGCTTTCCTTCAGCAGCAAAcccaaaaaagaagaagtgaaggacgaagaggaggctgaCATGAAGGTCAAATCTGGCTCCGATTCTGAGAAAG AAACAAAGAAGCGAGCAAGGTCAGAAGACAAGCCCAAACCCGAGCCTACGCCCATTCAGAAAGAGGAAGCCGATGACGAGAGCGATGGACCTGTCACCAAGCGAGcacgaagaagtcgaaggcgaattgaggaagaagatgacgatgagatgggtgaAGAAACCGTGAAGAAGGACACACATGCATCCCCCAAGAAGTCAAATGTCGCAAGCACATCCCCAAAAGTCAAGTCGCCCAAGAGGTCAAAGCCAAcccccaaagccaaggcGGCCAAAGAACCAACTCCTGACGAGAACGACGATTCTGCCAAAGAAGAGGCTTcgacagcttcagcttcggaAGCCGAGCTTGACGACGAGGCAGATGTCGAGGATAAGCCTGAGGTTGCTGCCAAGGCTCGTGAGAAGGTCCAGACAAAgttcaagtccaagatgaaagaCCCCTATCCTGACTGGAAGCCCGGCACCCCTGTTCCGTATGCGGCCCTGTGTACAACTTTCTCTCTTGTGGAAATGACCACCAAACGATTAATTATCATGGAGCATTGTTCTCTGTTCCTTCGCCAGGTCATGCGCCTGACCCCTGAGGATCTATTACCTACAGTCTTATTAATGATCAACAAATTGGCTCCTGACTACGCTGGCATCGAGCTTGGTATCGGCGAGTCGTTGATCATGAAGGCTATCGGCGAGACGACCGGGCGAAGTCTCCAGGTGATTAAGGCTGATCAGAAAGAAATTGGTGATCTTGGACTGGTGGCTGTAAAGAGTCGATCAACTCAGCGCACTATgttcaagcccaaggctttGACTATCAGGGGTGTGCATCAAGGCCTAATGAACATCGCCACTGTCACTGGCAACGGTGCCCAGGGGCGCAAGGTggatggtatcaagaagcttcttgctGCAGCTGATGCCAACTCCACCGGTAAAGTCGATATTACTAAGGACAAAGGAGGGCCCAGTGAAGCCAAATTTATCATTCGATTCCTGGAAGGAAAGTTGAGACTTGGTCTGGCTGAGAGAACTGTGCTTGTTTCTTTGGCGCAAGCTATTGTTGCCCACGAAGCAGATGCCAAGGGTAAGGTCCCTAGTACCTCGGATCTTGAGAAGGGTGAATCGATTCTCAAGACTGTCTACAG TGAACTTCCGAGCTACGACGTGATTATTCCTGCAATGCTAGAACACGGGATCATGAAGCTTCGGGAAAATTGCAAGCTCCGACCCGGTGTACCTTTGAAGCCCATGCTggccaagccaaccaagGCCATTACTGAAGTACTCGATCGCTTCGAGGGACAAACCTTCACCTGTGAGTATAAGTATGATGGCGAAAGAGCACAAATCCATTATGTGGCAAAGGATGCGCCTCAAGAACTAAGCGAAGCGAGTCAAGGcgctgccaaggaggctgctgctggtgttgctaGCATCTTTTCCAGAAACTCCGAAGATCTCTCCCGAAAGTATCCCGATATCCTTGCCAAACTCCATACCTGGGTCAAGCCGGATACCAAGAGCTTTGTCCTGGATTGTGAGACAGTGGcctgggatgttgatgagaagaaagtgTTGCCCTTCCAGCAACTCATGACacgcaagaagaaggatgtcaaggttgaggatgtaAAGGTCAAGGTTTGCGTATTTGCATTTGATTTGTTGTACCTCAATGGAGAGGCTGTTGTTGAAAAGGCACTGCGTGAACGACGTGAGCTTCTCGAAACCGCGTTTAATCCTGTAGAAGGCGAGTTTTCCTTCGCTACGCACATGAACGGTCAAGAACTGGATGAGATCCAGGTTTTCCTTGACGAAAGTGTCAAGGCATCATGCGAGGGTCTGATGGTCAAAATGCTGGATGGAACTGAGAGTGGATATGAGCCCAGTAAGCGAAGTCGTAACTGGCTCAAG atcaagaaggattACCTCTCCGGCGTCGGTGATTCACTGgatcttgttgttttgggCGCATACTACGGCAAAGGCAAGCGTACATCTGTTTACGGCGCATTCCTTCTGGCCTGTTACAACCCTAACTCGGAGACATACGAAACTGTTTGCAATATTGGAACTGGCTTCTCAGAGCAGGTCTTGGAGGATCTCCATACCCAATTCTCTGAGATTACCATTGACAGGCCTAAGCCTTTTTACTCCCACTCTTCGGGtggtcaacaccaacctGATGTCTGGTTTGAGCCTCGGTATGTCTGGGAAGTCAAGACAGCCGATTTGACCCTCAGTCCACGGTACAAAGCCGGTGCTAAGGAGGGTGTCGACCCGTCAGGAAACAAGGGCATCAGTCTTCGATTCCCTCGCTTCATTCGTGTGCGAGATGATAAGAAAGCTGATGCTGCCACGACAAGTCGCCAGGTTGCTGAAATGTATCGCAAACAGGAGAGCGTgacaaagaacaagggtccctctgttgacgatgactttgagtatTAG
- a CDS encoding chloride channel 3: protein MSRIMSGASQNDPYAFASDSASASASASAASSSSHTPNSNADDRDELDFLHDDASDDSGRGRSRDRDHVLGDDPLQSNLGAPMTFKRRQGPSLWSAPSRLLSAITGSRLHASSRGPSPAVYPSSNTPPRPETVIFNEASKDGVPHDWYVEGPGRRVGYEDLTAIDWIFEYTKERQRLRMLYSSASGVVGYVRRLIDASQVWIVLLLTGMLVGTVAAVINVTTDWLGDLKEGYCASGPEGGHFYLNKAFCCYGYDQGSKCNGWKTWGDALGVHSKGGKWFIEYFFFISFAMLFAYVAALLVQEYAIYAKHSGIPEIKTVLGGFVIRRFLGLWTLIIKSLGLALAVASGMWLGKEGPLIHVACCCANVFTKLFRNINDNEARKREVLSAAAASGVSVAFGSPIGGVLFSLETLSYYFPDKTMWQSFVCAMTAAVVLQAFDPFRSGKLVLYQVHYSIGWHGFELLPYAILGIMGGIHGGFFIRLNMTIARWKKSNRWIPGPIVQVLIVAFFTALINYPNFYMKVQTTELVSNLFSECSQVLDDPIGLCRTGAASARTIVLLVFASVLGFFLAAVTFGLQIPAGIILPSMAIGALTGRAVGIIMEIWVTNHPGFFLFGSCEPDIPCVTPGTYAIVGAAASLAGVTRLTVSIVVIMFELTGALTYVLPIMIAVMISKWVGDAFSRRGIYESWIHFNEYPFLDNSENNESIPDIPASQVMTRIEDLVVLTATGHTIASLTTILEMHPYRGFPVISDPREAILLGYISRAELAYNLSASTQAPRLLPPETEAFFSHQPMADPRTTLDLRPWMDQTPLTRASHTSLHLVATYFQKLGLRYLLFSDRGVLQGLLTKKDVWYVLNGAEETRRTMGLAPGGAGHETGVTDRIADDNGGGESSGLLHGDGADDGDSIQGEEPML, encoded by the exons ATGAGCCGCATCATGTCTGGAGCGTCTCAAAACGACCCCTACGCCTTCGCTTCTGATTCtgcttccgcttccgcttccgcttccgccgcttcgtcctcgtcgcatactccaaactccaatgCCGACGATCGCGACGAGCTCGATTTCCTTCACGACGACGCCAGCGATGACAGCGGCCGGGGAAGGTCTCGCGACCGAGATCATGTGCTCGGCGACGATCCGCTTCAGAGCAATCTGGGTGCGCCCATGACCTTTAAACGTAGACAGGGGCCCTCGCTCTGGTCTGCGCCCTCTCGACTTCTCTCCGCCATCACAGGTTCACGACTGCATGCCTCCTCGAGAGGACCGTCTCCGGCTGTTTATCCAAGCTCTAATACCCCCCCACGCCCTGAGACTGTCATATTCAACGAAGCTTCCAAGGATGGTGTGCCGCATGATTGGTATGTCGAGGGACCAGGGCGTCGAGTTGGTTACGAGGATCTTACGGCCATCGATTGGATCTTCGAATACACAAAAGAGCGCCAGAGATTGCGCATGTTATACTCGAGTGCGTCTGGGGTTGTAGGTTATGTGCGACGCCTCATTGATGCCAGCCAAGTCTGGATCGTCCTGCTTTTGACGGGTATGCTTGTAGGcactgttgctgctgtcatcAACGTCACGACCGATTGGCTTGGAGATTTGAAGGAAGGATACTGCGCCAGTGGTCCAGAAGGAGGCCATTTTTACCTAAACAAGGCCTTCTGCTGTTATGGCTATGACCAAGGCTCCAAATGCAACGGTTGGAAGACTTGGGGCGACGCCCTGGGAGTCCATTCAAAAGGTGGCAAGTGGTTCATCGAgtatttcttcttcatttctttcGCG ATGCTGTTTGCATATGTCGCAGCCCTTCTCGTCCAAGAATATGCCATCTACGCAAAACACAGTGGTATTCCAGAAATCAAGACTGTTCTGGGGGGCTTCGTCATTCGACGGTTCCTTGGACTCTGGacactcatcatcaagtctcttggtctt GCTCTTGCTGTTGCATCAGGCATGTGGTTGGGTAAAGAAGGCCCCCTAATTCATGTTGCTTGCTGTTGCGCCAACGTATTTACGAAATTGTTCCGCAACATCAATGACAATGAAG CCCGCAAGCGTGAGGTTCTTTCGGCTGCTGCCGCTTCAGGTGTCTCAGTTGCATTTGGTTCCCCCATCGGTGGTGTCTTATTCAGTCTCGAG ACTTTGTCTTATTACTTTCCAGACAAGACGATGTGGCAGAGCTTTGTCTGTGCCATGACTGCTGCAGTTGTTCTTCAGGCTTTCGATCCCTTTCGATCTGGCAAGCTTGTCTTGTATCAGGTTCACTACAGCATCGGATGGCATGGCTTCGAGCTGCTCCCCTACGCCATACTAGGCATCATGGGT GGCATACATGGCGGTTTCTTCATAAGGCTCAACATGACTATTGCTCgctggaagaagtcgaaCCGATGGATTCCAGGCCCTATCGTCCAAGTTCTCATCGTGGCCTTCTTCACGGCCCTCATCAACTACCCCAACTTCTACATGAAAGTGCAGACGACTGAGCTCGTCTCCAACCTCTTTTCAGAATGCTCGCAGGTTCTTGACGACCCCATCGGCCTCTGTAGAACAGGAGCTGCCTCGGCTAGGACCATTGTCCTCCTAGTCTTTGCATCTGTattgggcttcttcctcgccgcTGTCACATTCGGTCTCCAGATTCCCGCCGGAATCATTCTCCCTTCTATGGCCATTGGTGCCTTGACAGGCCGCGCTGTaggtatcatcatggagatTTGGGTTACCAATCACCCTGGATTCTTCTTATTTGGCTCATGCGAACCTGACATACCCTGCGTCACACCAGGGACATACGCCATCGTCggagcagcagcatctcTTGCTGGAGTAACCCGTTTGACCGTCTCTATTGTCGTCATCATGTTCGAGCTCACGGGCGCCCTCACCTATGTTCTCCCCATTATGATCGCTgtcatgatatcaaagtGGGTGGGCGATGCTTTCTCTCGTCGCGGTATCTACGAATCGTGGATTCACTTCAACGAGTATCCCTTTCTCGACAACAGTGAGAACAACGAATCTATCCCTGACatcccagcttctcaagtcatgACTCGCATCGAGGATCTTGTAGTTCTTACTGCCACAGGTCACACCATCGCATCTCTCACCACTATCCTCGAGATGCACCCATACCGCGGTTTCCCCGTCATATCAGATCCCCGAGAAGCCATTCTTCTTGGATATATCTCTCGTGCCGAGCTGGCATATAatctctcagcctcaacgcAAGCACCTCGTTTGCTGCCACCTGAGACTGAAGCCTTTTTCTCTCACCAACCCATGGCAGATCCACGTACGACCCTGGATCTTCGCCCCTGGATGGACCAAACACCGCTTACCCGGGCTTCGCATACAAGTCTTCACCTTGTCGCTACATATTTTCAAAAGCTCGGCCTGAgatatcttctcttcagcgATCGCGGAGTTCTGCAGGGCTTGTTGACGAAGAAGGACGTCTGGTATGTCCTCAATGGTGCCGAAGAGACACGCCGCACTATGGGTCTGGCACCCGGCGGTGCTGGTCATGAGACTGGCGTGACAGACAGGATAGCAGATGACAATGGCGGCGGTGAAAGTAGTGGATTATTACATGGCGATGGTGCCGATGATGGGGATAGCATACAAGGGGAAGAACCAATGTTATAA
- a CDS encoding pyruvate dehydrogenase E1 component subunit alpha, giving the protein MLSRALRLPRAVPMRTKLAAPAFTAIRSVTTDAASASLSHSVPKSDDEPFSVNLSDESFETYELDPPPYTLEVTKKELKDMYREMVITRQMEMAADRLYKEKKIRGFCHLSTGQEAVAVGIEHAITKEDDIITAYRCHGYALMRGATVRSIIGELLGRREGVSYGKGGSMHMFAKSFYGGNGIVGAQVPVGAGLAFAHKYNGNKNASIILYGDGASNQGQVFEAFNMAKLWNLPALFGCENNKYGMGTAAARSSALTDYYKRGQYIPGLKVNGMDVLAVKAAVKYGKEWTAADKGPLVLEYVTYRYGGHSMSDPGTTYRTREEIQRMRSTNDPIAGLKQKILDWEITSEEELKKIDKEARAHVNEEVAAAEAMAAPEPKPEILFEDIYVRGSEPEYIRGRIPEENHYFQ; this is encoded by the exons ATGTTGTCTCGAGCTCTCCGTCTCCCCAGGGCTGTGCCTATGCGTACCAAGCTCGCTGCTCCCGCTTTCACTGCCATTCGCTCTGTCACCACTGATGCCGCTTCGGCGTCCCTGAGCCACTCAGTTCCCAAG TCCGATGACGAGCCTTTCTCTGTTAACCTCAGCGATGAGAGCTTCGAGACCTACGAGCTGGACCCCCCTCCTTACACCCTGGAGGTGACtaagaaggagttgaaggacATGTACCGCGAGATGGTCATCACCCG AcagatggagatggcggcCGATCGTCTGtacaaggagaagaagattcgTGGTTTCTGCCACTTGTCTACCGGCCAGGAGGCTGTTGCCGTTGGTATTGAGCatgccatcaccaaggaggaCGATATTATCACCGCTTACCGATGCCACGGCTACGCCTTGATGCGTGGTGCTACCGTTCGATCCATCATTGGCGAGCTGCTTGGCCGACGTGAGGGTGTCTCCTACGGCAAGGGTGGTTCCATGCACATGTTCGCCAAGAGCTTCTACGGCGGTAACGGTATCGTCGGTGCTCAGGTTCCCGTTGGTGCCGGCCTTGCCTTTGCTCACAAGTACAATGGCAACAAGAACGCTTCTATCATCCTCTACGGTGATGGTGCTAGCAATCAGGGCCAGGTCTTTGAGGctttcaacatggccaagctctGGAACCTCCCTGCCCTCTTTGGCTGCGAGA ACAACAAGTACGGTATGGGTACCGCTGCTGCTCGTTCTTCCGCTTTGACCGACTACTACAAGCGTGGACAGTACATCCCCGGTCTGAAGGTCAACGGTATGGATGTCCTTGCCGTTAAGGCCGCCGTCAAGTACGGCAAGGAGTGGACTGCTGCCGACAAGGGACCTCTCGTCCTTGAGTACGTCACCTACCGATATGGAGGTCACTCCATGTCTGATCCCGGTACCACCTACCGAACCCGTGAGGAGATTCAGCGCATGCGATCCACCAACGATCCCATTGCTGGACTCAAGCAGAAGATCCTGGACTGGGAGATCACaagtgaggaggagctcaagaagattgacaaGGAGGCTCGTGCCCACGTCAAcgaggaggttgctgctgctgaggccatggcCGCTCCTgagcccaagcctgagatTCTGTTTGAGGATATCTACGTTCGTGGATCCGAGCCCGAGTACATCCGTGGCCGTATTCCCGAGGAGAACCACTACTTCCAGTAG